From the Molothrus ater isolate BHLD 08-10-18 breed brown headed cowbird chromosome 25, BPBGC_Mater_1.1, whole genome shotgun sequence genome, one window contains:
- the CTTNBP2NL gene encoding CTTNBP2 N-terminal-like protein, translated as MNLEKLSKPELLTLFSILEGELEARDLVIEALKAQHRDTFIEERYGKYNISDPLMALQRDFETLKEGNRGEKQPVCSNPLSILKVVMKHCKNMQERMLSQLAAAESRHRKVILDLEEERQRHAQDTAEGDDVTYMLEKERERLTQQVEFEKSQGKKFEKELKKLSSQLEEERARHKQVSSMLVVECKKATAKAAEEGQKTAELSLKLEKEKSKVSKLEEELAAKRKRGLQMEAQVEKQLSEFDIEREQLKAKLNREENRTKALKEEVECLKNALKELEASCQEHSPSKPVHPGPSVTSRGVTTDSAPVKSVSCQTEGLQAERAAPASTSRAAHAVFASPPAPAHSYAKSNGHCDAEGQTGGETESQAPREKAAAAPESAAENGSSPVRTESPVHPLPSAGASLSPSSTAASSLTPSPCSSPVLAKRLVGASASSPGYQSSYQVGINQRFHAARHKFQSQAEQEQQPGGLQSPPSRDLSPTLADNSAAKQLARNTVTQVLSRFTSQQGPIKPVSPNSSPFGTDYRSLASAGSPRAEAGHCPSPVKVSSPLSPLSPGVKSPTIPRAERGNPPPIPPKKPGLAQSPAAPAALGKASQASSLGAPMDVASSCSSSTVVSNGKDLEILLPSSS; from the exons ATGAATCTGGAAAAACTCAGCAAACCAGAACTACTGACGCTGTTTAGCATTCTCGAGGGAGAATTAGAAGCAAGAGATCTTGTCATAGAGGCTTTAAAG gcccagcacagggacacattCATTGAGGAGCGCTATGGGAAATACAACATCAGTGATCCACTGATGGCTTTGCAGAGAGACTTTGAGACACTGAAAGAGGGGAACCGTGGTGAAAAGCAGCCAGTATGCTCCAATCCTTTATCTATTTTGAAGGTGGTGATGAAGCACTGCAAGAACATGCAGGAAAGAATGTtatcccagctggctgctgcgGAAAGCAGACACAGAAAG GTGATCCTGgacctggaggaggagaggcagcGGCACGCCCAGGACACGGCCGAGGGGGACGATGTCACCTACATGCTGGAGAAGGAGCGGGAGCGGCTCACCCAGCAG GTGGAGTTTGAAAAGTCCCAGGGGAAAAAGTTTGAGAAAGAGCTGAAGAAGCTGTCGAGCCAGTTGGAGGAGGAAAGGGCACGCCACAAGCAAGTGTCCTCCATGCTTGTTGTGGAGTGCAAGAAAGCCACTGCCAAAGCAGCTGAAGAGGGCCAGAAGACAGCAGAACTGAGCTTGAAattggaaaaggagaagagtAAGGTGAGTAAACTGGAAGAGGAGCTCGCAGCCAAGAGGAAGCGGGGCTTGCAGATGGAAGCACAAGTAGAAAAGCAGCTCTCAGAGTTTGACATTGAAAGAGAGCAGCTGAAAGCTAAGctgaacagagaagaaaaccGTACAAAAGCACTCAAAGAAGAGGTGGAATGTCTGAAGAATGCCCTGAAAGAGCTGGAGGCCTCTTGCCAGGAGCACAGTCCCTCCAAGCCCGTGCATCCCGGCCCCTCGGTGACATCCAGGGGGGTCACAACTGACAGTGCCCCAGTGAAGTCTGTGTCCTGCCAGACCGAGGGCCTGCAGGCAGAGcgagcagcccctgccagcaccagcagagctgctcacgCCGTGTTTGCCAGCCCCCCTGCACCTGCGCATTCCTATGCAAAATCCAACGGGCACTGTGACGCAGAGGGGCAGACGGGTGGGGAGACAGAGAGCCAAGCTCCCAGGGagaaagctgctgcagccccagagagTGCAGCGGAGAACGGAAGCTCCCCTGTAAGAACAGAGTCACCGGTGCACCCGCTCCCCTCTGCCGGGGCGTCCCtgtctcccagcagcacagctgcctcctccctcacgccttctccctgctcctcaccagtGCTGGCCAAACGCTTGGTGGgagcctctgccagcagccctggctaCCAGTCCTCCTACCAGGTGGGCATCAACCAGCGTTTCCACGCGGCCAGGCACAAGTTCCAGTcgcaggcagagcaggagcagcagccggggggcctgcagagccccccGTCCCGGGACCTGTCCCCCACCCTGGCAGACAACTCTGCTGCCAAGCAGCTGGCCCGCAACACGGTCACCCAGGTGCTGTCCAGGTTCACCAGCCAGCAGGGCCCCATCAAGCCTGTGTCCCCCAACAGCTCCCCTTTCGGCACGGACTACCGCAGCCTGGCCAGTGCCGGCAGCCCCAGAGCCgaggctgggcactgcccaagCCCTGTCAAGGTTTCCAGCCCGCTCAGCCCCTTGTCTCCTGGAGTCAAGTCACCGACCATTCCTAGGGCAGAAAGAGGGAACCCTCCGCCCATCCCTCCGAAGAAACCCGGCCTGGCTCAGTcgcctgctgctcctgctgctctcgGCAAAGCCTCCCAGGCCTCCTCCCTGGGTGCCCCCATGGACGTGGCCAGtagctgctccagcagcactgtcGTGTCAAATGGCAAGGACCTGGAGATCCTCCTGCCAAGCAGCAGCTAG